Within the Rosa rugosa chromosome 2, drRosRugo1.1, whole genome shotgun sequence genome, the region GCAACATATTTGTAATAGATACCAAACTAATTATCTAGagcaaatgaatgaatgaagcAACCTCTCCTAGCAAATACTACCAGCAAAAGTTAAGCATCTTTCTCAAAACTTGGCAAGATCAATAATACCTAGAGGTTATTCTACCCCTATGAACTTTTGTTACTCCAGAGcagattctttttctttttcttccttaagACCAAAAGATATCAAGTGtctccacaaaaaaaaaaaaaaaaaaaaaggttacgAAGGCAGAAAAAACATCATCTAACACTTCTGATCAAAACTTACCAATAAGTACCGGAACTTCAGATAAGGCTAGGAAGAAGAGTACACTATATGTCATCTTGTTTGCTCGGTGTAACAATTtattaaaatttattttatatgTATCAATATTTACTGAATTGACAGTGTCGGTTTTTGTATTTTGTGATCGGTTCaagttttgaaaaataaaaaaccgaaTTCATCGATTCAGTTAGCGGTTAGTGTCCTAAAACGGAACCGATGGCTCCAAATCCATCCCTAATTTTAACCCGATGtccaattctcttttcaataTTGTTGTAAACATGAATTACCGATACATCTACCGGGTCAGAGTTCTTCTCATTAAGATTTGGGCCATTACAAGAAGCCCAACAATTCAAAATGACTAAAACAGCCTCGAAATCCGTCTCTAGCCATTTGCTACCTGGACGGCTGAACCGGGATCAAAAACAACTCTCTAGAATAGATAttagttgagagagagagagagagagacccgaAACGAGCAGAGACGGTGTCGTTTTAGCTCCGAGCTCCAACAATGGCGGCAGATCTGGTGCTAGACACGGCGATCAGAGACTGGGTTCTGATCCCTCTCTCGGTCGTCATGGTCCTCATCGGAGTCCTCCGATACTTCGTCTCCAAGCTCATGCGCTCCAACCAAGTCCCCGATGCCAAAATCGTCAAAGAAGGGTCTGTGTATCCTTAACCCTAATTTCAACATGCTTACATGCTCGTATTCATTACTTATTTACAGTTTATCTAACTTTGTGAAGTTGAAATTCTCAGGCAATTGGTTATTAGGGCTCGGAATTTGCGTGCTTCTGCTAATTTCATACCTCCCAAGTCGTTTCGTGCTCGCCGATTTTACTTCAGCAACGAGGTTTGCTTATAATCCTCACTCTAATTGCTTATTGAGCACCTAACACCCTAGTTTTACATGTGTTCATCTGCAAATCGTAAACCGAAAAGAATGTCTGTTACTTTGTAGTGTTAATGTGTTGTTGAGCTGAGCATTGTGAACTTTGTAATTTGGCTCACAGCAATAGTTGCTTAAGCTCATCTTTTTATCGAAAAAATTCAGCTTCGAGTAACAGTTTAAGAGATAGTTTTCAATTAAAATCATGAGATTTTGCTGCGAGAAGCCGAATGTGAGTAACTGTAATGCTTCTGTCGGCTGTAATTTATGTGCTTTAGCTGTTGACACCTTTAGGGTTCTTTAAAGAAGGTGATTTTGCTGAAAGTAGGTTCTGGTCTTCTAGTTCTTATTGCTGAAGTCAAGTTGTTGTGATATTGCCAGGAAAATGGGTTGTTATTTGTTCCTAAGGGTCAGGCACAGAATCCACAGGCGCAGATGTTCTCTGATCCCAACATGGCTATGGACATGATGAAGAAAAATTTGTCTATGATCATACCCCAGGTATTTCAAATTGCAGAATCTATTATTGTAGTTTGGCTTGATTTTGTCAGATATAGTAACTGATACTCTTATGATTAATTTATTGTTGGCCAGACTCTTACATTTGCGTGGGTCAACTTTTTCTTCTCTGGATTTGTAGCAGGTTAGTTACTATATACCTCTTAAGCTAATTTCATGATCCTTGTGTAATTTATGActtatttattttggatttagtAAACTATATGACTATGTTTCACCCTGTTATATCCTCAGCAGTGTTCTTTCACCTTGGTTTTGCATA harbors:
- the LOC133733639 gene encoding uncharacterized protein LOC133733639, whose amino-acid sequence is MAADLVLDTAIRDWVLIPLSVVMVLIGVLRYFVSKLMRSNQVPDAKIVKEGQLVIRARNLRASANFIPPKSFRARRFYFSNEENGLLFVPKGQAQNPQAQMFSDPNMAMDMMKKNLSMIIPQTLTFAWVNFFFSGFVAAKIPFPLTQRFRSMLQNGIDLSTVDVSYVSSRSWYFLNLFGLRGLFSLILGEENAMDDTQRMMQMSGFGMDPSKSLGAEKDSLDIIQHDWALPKFEHRAEAVLKKLVW